The genomic DNA CTTGTACTCGACGGCGGGGTTGAGCCGGACGAGCAGGAGCCGCGAGACTGTCTCTGCGCCATCCTGACGGAGCCGGTCGGCGATCTCTGCGGCGACATACGTCGTACACATCCCCAACTTGCGCGAGTCTGTATCGTCGATCCCGACAACGGTCATCGCCACTGTTTGCACGCCGGCTGAGTAACGCCTTTCGGGACCGCCTCGTCACCGGGGACGGTGAAACCGCTATATAAGTATACTCCTGATACAGGCTCGAATCGCGACACGGCACGCAGGCACTACGGGGAAAACGTCTTATAGGAGGAATCGCTTACAACCCCGTATGTCCCGCTCCGCACTGGTCGGCAACGTGACCGCGATGTTAGAGGACGCGGGATTCGCGGTGAGCGATCGGTGTGCAATTCGACCGAAGAGTTTCGACATTGCCGCGCGACGTGGTGACGATCTGATCCTCGTCAAGATCCTCGCGAACATCGACGCGTTCAACGAGGCGACCGGCCACGAGATGCGTCGGCTTGGAACCTACCTCGAGGCAACGCCGCTGGTCATCGGACTCCGAAGCCGTGACGAGGACCTGAAACCGGACGTCGTCTATTTCCGACACGGCGTCCCTGTGTTCAGTCCCGATACGGCGTACAATCTGTTCATCGAAAACGTGCCGCCACTGATCTACGCTGCGCCCGGTGGCCTCTACGTCAACATCGACGGCGATCTGCTAGCCGACGAACGCCAGGGCAAAGACTGGAGTCTCGGCCAACTGGCCAGCGAACTTGGCGTCTCACGCCGGACTGTCTCGAAGTACGAAGACGGCATGAACGCCTCCGTCGAGGTCGCGATGGCGCTCGAGGAACTGTTCGAGGCGCCGCTGACGAGCCCGGTCGATGTCCTCGAGGGCGCCGACGAGGTCCACGAAAGCGACGCGACGCCGGACGATCCGGAGGCGGACCCGGACGACGAACCGGTCGTCGCCGTCTTCACGCGGGCCGGCTACAGCGTCCACCCGACGGTTCGCTCGCCGTTTACGGCAGTCAGCGAGGACGAAGCCGACAGCGACATCGTCCTGACGGGCCACTCGAAGTTCACGAAAGCCGCGGAAAAACGCGCCCGGATCATGAGTTCGATCGGGGCAGTCACCCGCACGCGATCGGTCTACGTCGTCGACCGCGCAAAGCAGGACTCCGTCGACGGCACGGCGCTGGTCGAACGCGAGGAGCTCACGAACCTCCGGAACGCCGACGAACTTCGAGACGTCATCCGGGAACGCTCGGAGTACGAAGAAGCGGTTTAATCTGTCTCGTTGAACCGACGTGCCGGAGTTCTCCGGACTTCTGGCAGTCAGTTCCATGTAACCTCGACCGTCCCACGGTCGGGCCAGTCACTCGAGATACGATAGTAGCCACTGAACGTCACTGCACCCGATCGCACGACTGCTATGCGATCGGTGTGTGAATCGTTTCAGTTGTTACTATAGACCGTATTAGGCAGCGTCGTCGCCGTAGGTCTCCTCGAGATACTCGATAATGTCACTACTTTCTGGCATTCCTTCGACGCCGGTCGTCTCGTCGGTGATAACTGGCACGCCGGTCTGGCCGCTGACTTCCTGAAC from Natrinema sp. HArc-T2 includes the following:
- a CDS encoding transcriptional regulator, producing the protein MSRSALVGNVTAMLEDAGFAVSDRCAIRPKSFDIAARRGDDLILVKILANIDAFNEATGHEMRRLGTYLEATPLVIGLRSRDEDLKPDVVYFRHGVPVFSPDTAYNLFIENVPPLIYAAPGGLYVNIDGDLLADERQGKDWSLGQLASELGVSRRTVSKYEDGMNASVEVAMALEELFEAPLTSPVDVLEGADEVHESDATPDDPEADPDDEPVVAVFTRAGYSVHPTVRSPFTAVSEDEADSDIVLTGHSKFTKAAEKRARIMSSIGAVTRTRSVYVVDRAKQDSVDGTALVEREELTNLRNADELRDVIRERSEYEEAV
- a CDS encoding glutathione S-transferase N-terminal domain-containing protein, which gives rise to MADITLYDLPGCPFCAMVRTKLDDLGLDYDTIEVPRSHRNRTEVQEVSGQTGVPVITDETTGVEGMPESSDIIEYLEETYGDDAA